The DNA segment CGCCCTGCTCGGCCACGATCTGGCGCAACGCCGCATCGACATCCTTGGCCATGTGCAGGGCATCGCCACAGACATAGAAATAGGCCCCCTGCTGTAGCCAACGCCAGAGCTCGGCGCCTTGCTCGCGCATGCGCTGTTGAACGTAGATCTTCTCTGCCTGATCACGGGAAAACGCCGTATCCAAGCGCAAGTGGCCGCTGGCTTGCCAAGCCAGCAGCTCGTCGCGGTAATAGAAGTCGCAGGCCTGGTGCTGTTCACCGAAGAACAACCAGTTACCGCCGCTCGCGCCCCTGGCCTGGCGCTCTTGCAGAAAAGCCCGGAACGGCGCAATACCGGTGCCCGGACCGACCATGATGATCGGCACCGCGTCATCCTCGGGCAGGCGAAAATGCCTGGAGACCTGGGGGAAGATCGCCACCTTGAGCGCTTCGGCGCGATCGGCAAGAAACGCCGAGCACACACCCTTGCGCTGCCCATAGCGCACCGTCGACACGGTCAGGTGAACCTGCTCAGGGTGGGCCCTGGGGCTTGAGCTGATCGAATACAGGCGCGGTTGCAATGGCTTGAGCAGCTCAAGCCAGGTGGCCAACGGCAGTTGCTGGGGAAACTCGCGCAGCACATCGACCAACTGCCGCCCCCACAACCAGTCCTTGAGCTCGGCGCTGTGTTCAGGCTGTAGCAAACGATGCAAATCAGCGGCGGTTTCACTGAACACGTGTAGCTGCTGGGAGGTGACCCGAGCGATCTCCAGATGCTGCTGCAGAGCGCTCGCCAATGACATGGCGGGGTGCCCCTGCAACTCGACCGTGGTGCTGGCGTCGAGCTTGATCAAGGCCAGCAGTTCTTCGACCAACTGCGGACAATTGCGCGGCCACACGCCAAGGGCGTCTCCGGCCTGATAGGTAAAGCCGCTGCCAGCCAGGTCGAACACCAGCTGCCGAGTTTCCTTGCTCGCACCGGGGCCATTGAGCAGGCGGTTCTCCAGCAACTGTGCCGACCAAGGCTGGCGCTTGCCATAGGCGGCCAGTGGCTCAGGCTCGATGGCCGCTGGCAGCAGCGCGGTACTGCCCAGCTCGGCCAACAGCGCGTCGAGCCAAGCGGCAAAGGCCTGGTCGAAATCCGGTTCGCAATCGACCCGCGCCAGCAGCCGGCGCGCACCCAGTTGCGCCAGGCGCTCATCGAGCTTGCGCCCGAAGCCACAGAATTGGCCATAGCTCGAATCGCCCAGGGCCAGCACCGCGTAGGGCAGTTCAGCGCAATCAATGGCCTGCTCGCCCTGCAAGGCTTGCCAGAACGCCGCGCCGCTATCGGGCGCCTCGCCATCGCCAAAGGTGCTGGCGATCAACAGCACACTGGCGGCGCCTTGCAGTTGGCTGGGCGTGACCGCTTCCATGCAACTGAGCTCCACGGCAAGCCCGGCGGCACGCAAGCGCTGCGCGCAACGATCGGCCAGGGCCTCGCCGTTACCCGTCTGCGACGCCCACAGCACCCGGTGCGGGGCGGTTTCGGGCAAGGCGCTCGGCAGCGTCTGGGGCTGGACGAACAGCCCGGCCAGCAAGCCATCGACAAACAGGCGCCGGGCCGGCGCCAGCGGTGCCGTGGCGGGCAGGCTTGGCACTCCTTGCGGCCGCGCTTGGCCCAGGCCGAGCAAAAAACCTTGCAGATAATGGCGCTCATCCTCGGCCAAGGCCGGCGCTGGCAGGTTGTCCAGGCCGAGCAGACGGTTGAGGGTGGTTAGCGGCATGCTGGCAGGCTCCGAAGGGGCGGCAGTGGTCAAGTCCACGGCATCGATGCGTGCACCGCTGACCCGTTCGAGGGCCACGGCGCAGTGCTTGTAGGCCGGTTGCAGTGAGGTCGGGTCGAGCGCATCAGAGGTCACGGCATTGATCGCCAATTGCTCGCCGTACAGGTCGTTCCAGTGAAACGGCGCAAAGCAAGCGCCGACCATGACCCGGTCAGTGACGCGCGCAGGCAACAGCGCCTGGCCACGGCGCGAGCGGATCGCAACTTGATCGTGCTCGGCGATCCCCAGGCGCCGGGCGTCCTCGGGGTTGATCTCGACGAAGGGACCCGGCTCGAGTTTGTTCAGGCTCGCGACCTTGCCGGTCTTGGTCAGGGTGTGCCACTGATGCTGTACACGGCCGGTGTTGAGCACGAAGGGGTAGTCATCGTCCGGTAGCTCGGCGGCCGGCAACCACGGCCGGGCAAAGAAACGCGCCTTGCCGCTGGCGGTGGGGAATGCCAGCGCCGGTTGCAGACCCTGCGCGTCGCGCAGCAACTGCTGGCTGCTGCCGTCATTGAGGTAGCGCAGCGGGCTGCGGTGGTCTTCGCGACCGGGTGCGCTGGGCCATTGCCGTGGGCGCTGGCGCAGGTCGGCATAACCGATACCGCGCAGGTCATACCCCGTGGCGGGGTTGTAGAAGCGGCGGATCTCGTCGTACACCGCCTCGGCATCGGCGTAATCGAATGCGTCCGCGTAGCCCATGGCGCCGGCGATGCGGGCGATGATCCGCCAGTCTTCCTGGCTTTCACCTGGGGCGTCGACGGCGCGCGGCATCAGGGTCAGGTTGCGCTCGCTGTTGATCATCACCCCCTCGCCTTCGGCCCACAGCGCCGCAGGCAGGAGAATGTCGGCGTAGCGGTTGGTCTCGGTATCGAGAAAAGCATCCTGGCTGATCACCAACTGCGCCTGGCCTAGGCCGTCGATCACCTGCTGGCGGTTGGCGACGCTGGCCACCGGGTTGCTGCAGATGATCCAACAGGCCTTCACCTCGCCCGCCTTCATCTGCTCGAACAGCGCCACCGTGCCTTCGCCATCTTCACTGCGCAGGCTGCCAGCGGGCAGTTGCCACTGCGCCTCGACAAACGCCCGGTCTGCGGCCACTAACGCCGAGCGCTGGCCCGGCAGGCCCGGGCCCATGTAGCCCATCTCGCGCCCGCCCATGGCATTGGGCTGACCGGTCAACGACATCGGCCCGCTACCGGGGCGGCAGATGGCGCCCGTTGCCAGGTGCAGGTTGCACAGTGCATTGCTGTGCCAAGTGCCATGGATGCTCTGGTTCAGGCCCATGGTCCAGCAGCTCATCCAGTTGTTGGCGCTGCCAATCAACTGTGCGGCCTGGCGGATGTCAGCCTCGGACAACCCGGTCAGGGCCGCCACGCGCTCGGGTTGATAGTCCTCAAGAAAGCTCGGCAGATCGCTCCAGCCTTCGGTGTGGCGAGCGATGAACTCGGCATCGGTGTGGCCGTTCTGGTGCAACAGGTACAGCAGGCCATTGAGCAGCGCCAGGTCGCTGCCGGGGCGCAGTTGCAGGAACAGTTCGGCCTTGTCGGCCGTGGCACTGCGCCGCGGGTCGACGACGATCAGCTTGGCCCCGGCCTTGAGCCGGTCGAGCAGGCGCAGGAACAGGATCGGGTGACAATCGGCCATGTTCGCGCCGATCACCAGAAACACGTCCGCCTGCTCGAAATCCTCATAGCTGCCGGGCGGCCCGTCGGCGCCCAACGATTGTTTATAGCCGCTGGCGGCACTGGCCATGCACAGGCGCGAGTTGGACTCGATATGGCGGGTGCGGATAAAGCCCTTGGCCAGTTTGTTGCCCAGGTATTGCGCCTCCAGCGACATCTGCCCGGAGACATACAGCGCCACGGCATCCGGGCCATGCTCGTCGATGATTGCGCGCAGGCGCGCGGCGGCCTGCTCGATCGCCGCGTCCAAGCTGCTGCGCACCGGCTGCTGGGCGCGCTGCTGACGGACGTAGGCATTGGCCATGCGCCCAGCGGCGGTTAGCGGCAGGTGCGCGGTCAGGCCTTTGGTGCACAGGCGACCAAAGTTGGCGGGGTGCTGTTTATCGCCCGCGATCTTCTGCACCTGGCCATTTTCCACCGACATGACGATGCCGCACCCTACCCCGCAATAAGGGCAAACGCTGCGCACTTGGCTAGTGGCCATCGGGCTTCTCCCGGCAAAAACGAAAAAGGCGCCGGCTGCCCTGGGC comes from the Pseudomonas urmiensis genome and includes:
- a CDS encoding bifunctional nitrate reductase/sulfite reductase flavoprotein subunit alpha, producing the protein MATSQVRSVCPYCGVGCGIVMSVENGQVQKIAGDKQHPANFGRLCTKGLTAHLPLTAAGRMANAYVRQQRAQQPVRSSLDAAIEQAAARLRAIIDEHGPDAVALYVSGQMSLEAQYLGNKLAKGFIRTRHIESNSRLCMASAASGYKQSLGADGPPGSYEDFEQADVFLVIGANMADCHPILFLRLLDRLKAGAKLIVVDPRRSATADKAELFLQLRPGSDLALLNGLLYLLHQNGHTDAEFIARHTEGWSDLPSFLEDYQPERVAALTGLSEADIRQAAQLIGSANNWMSCWTMGLNQSIHGTWHSNALCNLHLATGAICRPGSGPMSLTGQPNAMGGREMGYMGPGLPGQRSALVAADRAFVEAQWQLPAGSLRSEDGEGTVALFEQMKAGEVKACWIICSNPVASVANRQQVIDGLGQAQLVISQDAFLDTETNRYADILLPAALWAEGEGVMINSERNLTLMPRAVDAPGESQEDWRIIARIAGAMGYADAFDYADAEAVYDEIRRFYNPATGYDLRGIGYADLRQRPRQWPSAPGREDHRSPLRYLNDGSSQQLLRDAQGLQPALAFPTASGKARFFARPWLPAAELPDDDYPFVLNTGRVQHQWHTLTKTGKVASLNKLEPGPFVEINPEDARRLGIAEHDQVAIRSRRGQALLPARVTDRVMVGACFAPFHWNDLYGEQLAINAVTSDALDPTSLQPAYKHCAVALERVSGARIDAVDLTTAAPSEPASMPLTTLNRLLGLDNLPAPALAEDERHYLQGFLLGLGQARPQGVPSLPATAPLAPARRLFVDGLLAGLFVQPQTLPSALPETAPHRVLWASQTGNGEALADRCAQRLRAAGLAVELSCMEAVTPSQLQGAASVLLIASTFGDGEAPDSGAAFWQALQGEQAIDCAELPYAVLALGDSSYGQFCGFGRKLDERLAQLGARRLLARVDCEPDFDQAFAAWLDALLAELGSTALLPAAIEPEPLAAYGKRQPWSAQLLENRLLNGPGASKETRQLVFDLAGSGFTYQAGDALGVWPRNCPQLVEELLALIKLDASTTVELQGHPAMSLASALQQHLEIARVTSQQLHVFSETAADLHRLLQPEHSAELKDWLWGRQLVDVLREFPQQLPLATWLELLKPLQPRLYSISSSPRAHPEQVHLTVSTVRYGQRKGVCSAFLADRAEALKVAIFPQVSRHFRLPEDDAVPIIMVGPGTGIAPFRAFLQERQARGASGGNWLFFGEQHQACDFYYRDELLAWQASGHLRLDTAFSRDQAEKIYVQQRMREQGAELWRWLQQGAYFYVCGDALHMAKDVDAALRQIVAEQGDMSAEAAAAYVEALSKDKRYRRDVY